From a region of the Coffea arabica cultivar ET-39 chromosome 3e, Coffea Arabica ET-39 HiFi, whole genome shotgun sequence genome:
- the LOC113738167 gene encoding uncharacterized protein, with amino-acid sequence MGTEVLRPQDVFYDRFRLSPPAFHHRRKNYFANGNAFGNPRPNNNSGHKKPVPRLERSDLKRKTSHQSPPPQKSDQQPQLQIPRRSSSASPPPQPQKSERRIRSSSAPPLPQPPTPVVVEQQLNHLLLPRRSASVDELQNDLPRVTILRRGQSLDTIDATRLKRDLEEETTGGGGLVRDDVYAGSAFFVSPSPSSLPLPSFFNINNSNSNNNSVNISNHITIINNEEFHDSATRDLRRLLRLE; translated from the coding sequence ATGGGAACGGAGGTTTTGAGACCTCAAGATGTTTTCTACGACAGATTCCGGCTGTCACCTCCGGCGTTTCATCATCGCCGGAAAAACTACTTTGCAAACGGAAATGCATTTGGTAACCCTAGACCAAACAACAACTCCGGCCACAAAAAGCCGGTACCACGACTGGAGCGGTCAGACCTCAAGAGAAAGACTTCTCACCAATCTCCTCCACCGCAAAAATCAGACCAACAGCCGCAGCTCCAAATCCCGAGGAGATCATCAAGTGCGTCTCCTCCGCCACAACCTCAAAAGTCGGAGCGGCGGATTAGATCATCAAGTGCGCCTCCTCTGCCTCAGCCTCCGACACCTGTGGTGGTGGAGCAGCAGCTCAACCACCTCCTCCTCCCGAGGAGATCAGCGAGCGTGGACGAGCTGCAAAATGATCTTCCTAGGGTTACGATATTGAGAAGAGGACAGTCGCTAGACACAATTGATGCAACCAGACTGAAGAGAGATTTAGAGGAGGAAACCACAGGAGGAGGAGGCCTTGTGAGGGATGATGTGTACGCTGGATCGGCGTTTTTTGTATCGCCTTCACCCAGCTCTCTTCCTTTGCCTTCTTTCTTCAACATCAACAACAGTAACAGTAACAATAATAGCGTGAATATCAGCAATCACATCACCATAATCAACAACGAAGAATTTCATGATTCGGCCACCAGAGACCTGAGGCGTCTGCTTCGTCTCGAATGA